The Candidatus Zixiibacteriota bacterium genome includes a window with the following:
- a CDS encoding superoxide dismutase, translated as MKHTLPELGYAYDALEPYIDARTMEIHHTKHHQGYINKLNAALEGHAALAEKSAEELVSNLDEVPQEIRTAVRNQGGGHVNHTFFWKILKKGVEFKGEIAEAITAKYGSLDQFKKEFAATAMSVFGSGWAWLVIGKGGEIQIMGTSNQDSPLSHGKTPVLGLDVWEHAYYLKYQSLRNEYIEAFFNVIDWEAVNENYKKTREVVATN; from the coding sequence ATGAAACATACATTGCCCGAACTCGGATACGCTTACGATGCCCTGGAGCCTTATATCGATGCCCGTACCATGGAAATCCATCACACCAAACATCACCAGGGTTATATCAACAAGCTCAACGCAGCCCTCGAGGGTCATGCGGCTCTGGCCGAGAAGAGCGCCGAAGAACTGGTAAGCAACCTCGATGAGGTTCCGCAGGAGATTCGCACCGCTGTTCGCAATCAGGGCGGGGGACATGTGAACCATACGTTCTTCTGGAAGATTCTCAAGAAGGGCGTCGAATTCAAGGGCGAGATTGCTGAGGCCATTACGGCCAAATACGGCAGTCTTGACCAGTTCAAGAAAGAGTTCGCCGCCACCGCCATGTCGGTGTTCGGTTCCGGCTGGGCCTGGCTGGTAATCGGCAAGGGGGGTGAAATTCAGATTATGGGTACTTCCAACCAGGACAGCCCGCTGTCGCACGGCAAAACACCGGTGCTAGGTCTCGATGTTTGGGAGCATGCCTATTATCTCAAGTACCAGAGTCTCCGCAACGAATATATCGAGGCGTTTTTTAACGTCATCGACTGGGAGGCGGTTAACGAGAATTATAAAAAGACTCGTGAGGTGGTTGCGACCAACTGA